A region of the Hylaeus volcanicus isolate JK05 chromosome 5, UHH_iyHylVolc1.0_haploid, whole genome shotgun sequence genome:
AATTTACCCTCGTGTCGATGCCGTGACAATTGCCACTTTTCCTTCCAATCGGTTGCATTTTCCCGCCGACGCGTTAGTGCTCAGTTTTCGTATAGtttgttttacaaaaacaCGCAGCATTGTAATAAAGAAAGCCTACTTAATCAAACTCTCTGGGAAAAAAAACGTTCATTGAGGCTTTACAGTGGTTATTGTGAAATACGAATAAGCAAAAATGTAATCCGCTTTTATACCTTTACGATTAtcgtaaataattctatatatacatgttCAGTTGTCCATGAatcttatttgaatttaaagttATGCAGCAAATAGTCCAAGCGCATGCGCAGTACCTTAATTCGTCATTGTAATTTCTCCGCGAACAGTAAGAGGCGCTAGTAGATACATCACACTACGCTGGTTAACCTTGttctatacttttacaatGTATTTACATTGTAAATTAACGGAATAGCTATTTTCTAAAGATTAGCAACGATTTTATCTGCATTATGAAACGTTCGGTAATGACCTACTTCTTTATTATCCATAATTATACACtaataattgcaataaatttacattattccGTTAGTAGTAAGTTTAAGAAAGGTTAGTTTGACAGCGGTTGCACAGTATATCACGCGTATCTAAGTAATATATgggtatatttttttagtgttagctatattaaaataaagttattaaattatactattttataatttaaaattttaatttttatgttacacatttttcattcataattgtTTACTTTACAGATAATCGAAGAAAATGGAGAAACAAAACGATCTTTTGTTAAGCAAGAATGTGTCAGCTTTGGATACGAAGGTTCCTATCCTACTTATACATCATCTTCTTCATCTCCTTCAACTGTCACGCAACCTTTACCTGGACAACCACCGCTACCTCCTATGCCTCCACCATCTAGTGGAGTTCCACCTCCCCCTCACATATTTGGACCAGTGCCTTCTCAAGTTACACAAATTCAAGCATGGACACATCCTTCAGCACCATGGCAATGGATAACACCTCAAACGTCACCCCTACCTCCTCCACCTCCACGTGATATGACCGcaaattcatttcaaagaGAAATGCCTCTAAGAGGTAACTATATGAGACGCGAAAGGTTTAATCACAAtagaaacaatatatatattcaaagaAGTAACTTTCATCGTAAAAATAGAAGACTTGCACGATTCGGACAATCTCAGGGTCAGTTTGAGCAAGCAGCATACTTTGGTGCCACATTAAGCAATAGTCTTGGCTTGGAATggcaaagaaataattacactACATCTACAAGCGAAGCTATTTTGAATCACATGCCTGTTCCTCTTCCCAATCATGCTCTACCTCCCATTCCCCCAGGAATTTTAACAAATCGACATAACGAAGAAACATCAGATCAGgatgttaaaattgttttagtaAGTGCAATTGTATTAATGTCGTTTACTATTTACTTATACtatatggtttttttttattttaggaagaagttgtagttaaaaaaaataaacaaaggaAACCTATGTCCCAAAGTTATCCTAGTCGACCATGGAATCGAGAAGATGCAGAAAGAgctttgaaaattgaaaatgaatacaacAAAACAGTGAAAGCTCAGAGcttaataatcaaatttccagatcctgatttaaataaagatatcgTTAGAGAATTTCATCCTGgcatacaaaatatacattttcaaagcCCTAGCGGCCCTAGATACTGTTTTATACAGATGGCAGAAAGCGTTGATATCGATGAAGCTATAAGAGAGTTGGAAAAGATACCCTTTGGGGTAGGTCATTTAAAAGTTGAAAGAAAGTCCCTAAGGGATGAAGATAATCCAATGCCTGAAGAAATAGATCCTT
Encoded here:
- the LOC128877130 gene encoding uncharacterized protein DDB_G0284459 isoform X1, giving the protein MKRSIIEENGETKRSFVKQECVSFGYEGSYPTYTSSSSSPSTVTQPLPGQPPLPPMPPPSSGVPPPPHIFGPVPSQVTQIQAWTHPSAPWQWITPQTSPLPPPPPRDMTANSFQREMPLRGNYMRRERFNHNRNNIYIQRSNFHRKNRRLARFGQSQGQFEQAAYFGATLSNSLGLEWQRNNYTTSTSEAILNHMPVPLPNHALPPIPPGILTNRHNEETSDQDVKIVLEEVVVKKNKQRKPMSQSYPSRPWNREDAERALKIENEYNKTVKAQSLIIKFPDPDLNKDIVREFHPGIQNIHFQSPSGPRYCFIQMAESVDIDEAIRELEKIPFGVGHLKVERKSLRDEDNPMPEEIDPYTLYIGNLPESVNVNEVKSKFPTAARVDVGYAQKMRNTRYAFIRYNSVDESISAYKQAHDLMWDTRSIIVRFRRQRGNTCLPGEPKPNVKKVKEEPNSNSQVKKEQKANHADKNLSKLETNIESRLQDNPNKTSSQNQEQNTNLESSSPSSPVPTSIASAKTAQLQQQQPWTGQPPQIPSASEAPPPCPTETKSITETIMITEIKEEPEDYEEIDMSCNIRSDEDIDDDVDDDDDDDDDEEENDDSDDNENDYDEEDDEEEINEDGRLSCNEKPKEITKDNEPSDHLDQMFSELENMAGDISF
- the LOC128877130 gene encoding uncharacterized protein DDB_G0284459 isoform X2, which gives rise to MPPPSSGVPPPPHIFGPVPSQVTQIQAWTHPSAPWQWITPQTSPLPPPPPRDMTANSFQREMPLRGNYMRRERFNHNRNNIYIQRSNFHRKNRRLARFGQSQGQFEQAAYFGATLSNSLGLEWQRNNYTTSTSEAILNHMPVPLPNHALPPIPPGILTNRHNEETSDQDVKIVLEEVVVKKNKQRKPMSQSYPSRPWNREDAERALKIENEYNKTVKAQSLIIKFPDPDLNKDIVREFHPGIQNIHFQSPSGPRYCFIQMAESVDIDEAIRELEKIPFGVGHLKVERKSLRDEDNPMPEEIDPYTLYIGNLPESVNVNEVKSKFPTAARVDVGYAQKMRNTRYAFIRYNSVDESISAYKQAHDLMWDTRSIIVRFRRQRGNTCLPGEPKPNVKKVKEEPNSNSQVKKEQKANHADKNLSKLETNIESRLQDNPNKTSSQNQEQNTNLESSSPSSPVPTSIASAKTAQLQQQQPWTGQPPQIPSASEAPPPCPTETKSITETIMITEIKEEPEDYEEIDMSCNIRSDEDIDDDVDDDDDDDDDEEENDDSDDNENDYDEEDDEEEINEDGRLSCNEKPKEITKDNEPSDHLDQMFSELENMAGDISF